One Methanoculleus sp. 7T genomic window carries:
- a CDS encoding ArsR family transcriptional regulator — MTGHIKILNDPVDLVPLLITFNNADYKKIYELLNKTWLTEEELGTYADTGTVTECLSILKKGNLIEEQWRMPKPGQKPMKEYRTTYSKFRASFQCSMGDIGDLLHIAVSNDEGLRAIVDSVEQEIAAGTSSISDISRKYGVSPIFIKGLAKRIPSLDVKGQGMVLLDRLQ, encoded by the coding sequence TTGACGGGACACATTAAAATTCTTAACGATCCGGTAGACCTGGTTCCTCTTCTCATAACGTTCAATAATGCGGATTATAAAAAAATTTACGAGCTCTTGAACAAGACCTGGCTGACTGAGGAGGAGCTTGGGACCTACGCCGACACCGGAACGGTGACCGAGTGCCTCTCTATCCTCAAGAAGGGGAACTTGATCGAAGAGCAGTGGCGGATGCCCAAACCCGGGCAGAAGCCGATGAAGGAATACCGGACGACATACAGCAAATTCAGAGCCAGTTTTCAGTGTTCCATGGGCGATATCGGAGACCTGCTGCACATTGCCGTCTCAAACGACGAGGGGCTCCGTGCAATCGTGGACTCCGTCGAGCAAGAGATCGCGGCAGGAACCTCCTCGATCAGCGATATATCCAGAAAATACGGGGTCAGTCCGATCTTCATCAAGGGGCTGGCGAAGAGGATCCCAAGTCTCGATGTGAAAGGACAGGGAATGGTGTTGCTTGACCGACTTCAGTGA
- the hypF gene encoding carbamoyltransferase HypF — translation MRTRGIIIIRGIVQGVGFRPFVYAKAQEFGIAGTVKNLGSEVEIHAFGDRFEEFLAAVSQGTPLSHIDSVEVQDLRGSPPKGFSILESGSGSLTGFIPADVAICDDCIADISMPGGRYEGYWATSCVNCGPRYSITNTIPYDRERTTMQAFPMCTACRSEYTDPSCRRHHAQTIACAACGPHLALLRADGAPLAAKDPVRETAALLDAGSIVAIRGIGGFHIACTEEAAPELKRRLGRTEQPLAVMATADEVERIAAVSEEERRILHSRERPIVVLTKKDPASHPGISNLHTIGCMLPYTGLHHLLFANLAHPLLIMTSANLPGYPMITDLATALERLTRQVDYILTHDRRIVNRCDDSVARDGYIIRLSRGLAPKRTAIDLGDRGILGVGPELNANISIYQRGFCITSPHVGNVRNPQTLAYLQETAEKIGGLVGARYDRVVHDLHPQFLSTRYAREVAEAAGAELLAVQHHRAHIAAATREECVGIAIDGVGYGDDGTVWGGEVFAGKVPNLDRVAHLEVVPMPGGDLATRFPERMLYGILPTNGIRDLLASRGWSDIELAVLARQVDRGLNVAATSSTGRVLDAAAALLGICRERTYDGEPAMKLESAAYAGKPSAWDLEYRRGDGGCEVLSTRSLLEEAYRRSSAGERVSDTAASIQYNLARGVAAMAIRAAEERGTPRVALSGGVAYNRAIRETIRSEILAAGLEFVINRDYPLGDGCISFGQVVYGGSVE, via the coding sequence ATGCGTACACGGGGCATAATCATTATTCGAGGCATCGTTCAGGGAGTCGGGTTTCGGCCCTTCGTCTACGCGAAAGCCCAGGAATTCGGGATCGCCGGAACCGTCAAGAATCTCGGGAGCGAAGTTGAGATCCACGCGTTCGGAGACCGGTTTGAGGAATTTTTAGCGGCCGTCTCCCAAGGAACGCCGTTATCTCACATAGATTCCGTAGAGGTCCAGGATCTGCGCGGCAGCCCTCCAAAGGGATTTAGCATCCTTGAGAGCGGTTCCGGGAGCCTCACTGGGTTCATCCCGGCCGACGTCGCCATCTGCGATGACTGCATTGCCGACATCTCCATGCCGGGGGGGCGGTACGAAGGCTACTGGGCCACCTCCTGCGTCAACTGCGGCCCGCGGTACAGCATCACCAACACCATCCCCTACGACCGGGAGCGTACGACCATGCAGGCGTTTCCGATGTGCACCGCCTGCAGGAGCGAGTACACCGACCCCTCATGCCGGCGCCACCACGCCCAGACGATCGCCTGTGCGGCCTGCGGGCCGCACCTTGCGCTGCTCCGGGCCGACGGGGCGCCCCTTGCGGCAAAAGATCCCGTCAGGGAGACGGCGGCCCTCCTCGATGCAGGCTCGATTGTCGCCATCCGGGGAATCGGGGGGTTCCATATCGCCTGCACCGAGGAGGCGGCCCCTGAACTGAAACGCCGTCTGGGCCGGACGGAGCAGCCGCTCGCGGTGATGGCGACCGCCGATGAGGTAGAGCGGATCGCGGCCGTGTCCGAAGAGGAACGGCGGATCCTCCACTCTCGTGAACGCCCGATCGTGGTGCTCACGAAGAAGGACCCCGCGTCCCACCCGGGAATCTCGAACCTCCACACCATCGGATGCATGCTCCCCTACACCGGGCTGCACCACCTCCTCTTTGCGAACCTCGCCCATCCGCTCCTGATCATGACGAGCGCGAACCTGCCGGGCTACCCGATGATCACCGACCTTGCGACCGCCCTCGAACGACTCACGAGGCAGGTGGACTATATCCTCACTCACGACCGCAGGATCGTCAATCGGTGCGACGACTCGGTCGCGAGAGACGGCTACATCATCCGCCTATCACGGGGCCTCGCCCCGAAGCGGACGGCGATCGACCTCGGGGACCGGGGCATCCTCGGCGTCGGACCCGAACTGAACGCGAACATCTCGATATACCAGCGGGGGTTCTGCATCACTTCCCCGCACGTCGGAAACGTCAGGAACCCCCAGACCCTCGCCTACCTGCAGGAGACGGCAGAGAAGATCGGGGGACTGGTCGGCGCTCGGTACGACCGGGTCGTCCACGACCTCCACCCGCAGTTCCTCTCAACTCGCTACGCGAGAGAGGTCGCCGAAGCGGCCGGGGCGGAACTCCTCGCCGTCCAGCACCACCGGGCGCACATAGCGGCCGCGACCCGAGAGGAGTGCGTCGGGATCGCCATCGACGGCGTGGGCTACGGCGACGACGGCACGGTCTGGGGCGGCGAGGTCTTTGCCGGGAAGGTCCCCAACCTCGACCGGGTCGCCCACCTCGAGGTCGTCCCGATGCCGGGAGGCGACCTTGCCACCAGGTTCCCGGAACGGATGCTCTACGGCATCCTGCCGACGAACGGGATCCGCGACCTGCTCGCGTCGCGGGGATGGAGCGATATCGAACTTGCGGTCCTTGCCCGGCAGGTGGATCGGGGCTTGAACGTCGCCGCCACGAGCAGCACCGGCCGGGTGCTGGACGCCGCCGCGGCCCTCCTCGGGATCTGCCGGGAGCGGACGTACGACGGCGAACCGGCGATGAAACTCGAGTCGGCGGCATACGCCGGGAAGCCCTCGGCTTGGGACCTCGAATACCGGCGCGGAGACGGGGGTTGCGAGGTCCTCTCGACCCGTTCGCTCCTTGAAGAGGCGTACCGGCGGTCTTCTGCCGGCGAGCGGGTAAGCGACACCGCCGCATCGATCCAGTACAACCTGGCCAG